A region from the Cellvibrio sp. PSBB006 genome encodes:
- a CDS encoding AAA family ATPase, which produces MQDANELKHILDSRIPLVVIETFEEKKALDVLLRVANKHSKDLYRWSVTEGLSRMSFGPQLVPRGSEHNNAEEALKHIKSQTQPGIYALCDLHPFLADQPNVVRLLKDIALNHFAVPHTLVFLSYQLRLPPELSRYSVSYSLSLPTDDKLMEIIREEAKDWSDRHAGTRVKTDNLTLKKLVSNLQGMSVSDARRLVRGAIWNDGALTEDDLPRINKAKFALLDMEGVMNFEPQTENFSQVGGLHNLKRWLMARREAFCSDDSNLDRPKGILLLGVQGGGKSLAAKAVASLWGIALLRLDVGALYNKYHGETERNLREALKLADAMSPCVLWLDEIEKGMSQGSSDNGTSQRLLGTLLTWMAERRTRVFIVTTSNDISQLPPELIRKGRLDEIFFVDLPDAEVRKDIFAIHLNKRNCLADQFDLQQLSVASEGFSGSEIEQAIVAALYNAASQGKAVDTQLLLQEIASTSPLSVVMAEQINQLRHWAADRTIPA; this is translated from the coding sequence GTGCAAGATGCCAATGAACTGAAACACATTCTCGATTCCCGCATTCCCCTGGTGGTGATCGAGACCTTCGAAGAAAAAAAAGCGCTGGATGTGTTGCTGCGTGTGGCGAACAAACACAGCAAGGATTTGTATCGTTGGTCGGTGACCGAGGGGCTGTCGCGCATGAGCTTCGGCCCGCAACTGGTGCCGCGCGGTAGCGAGCACAATAATGCGGAAGAAGCGCTGAAACATATTAAAAGCCAGACCCAGCCGGGTATCTACGCGCTGTGTGATCTGCATCCCTTTTTAGCGGACCAGCCGAATGTGGTGCGCTTGCTGAAAGACATTGCTCTCAATCATTTTGCGGTACCGCACACGCTGGTGTTTTTAAGTTATCAATTGCGTTTGCCACCGGAATTATCGCGCTACAGCGTTTCCTATTCTCTGAGTTTGCCCACCGACGACAAGCTCATGGAGATTATTCGCGAAGAAGCCAAAGACTGGTCTGACCGCCATGCCGGTACGCGGGTAAAAACCGACAACCTCACCCTGAAAAAACTCGTCAGCAATTTACAAGGCATGAGCGTGAGCGACGCGCGGCGTTTAGTGCGCGGCGCCATCTGGAACGACGGCGCCTTAACTGAAGATGATTTGCCGCGTATCAACAAAGCCAAGTTCGCGCTGCTGGATATGGAAGGCGTGATGAACTTTGAACCGCAAACCGAAAACTTTTCGCAAGTGGGTGGTTTGCACAATTTAAAACGCTGGCTGATGGCGCGCCGCGAAGCCTTCTGCAGTGATGACAGTAATCTGGATCGGCCCAAAGGTATTTTGCTGCTGGGTGTGCAAGGCGGTGGTAAAAGTTTGGCCGCCAAAGCGGTGGCGAGTTTGTGGGGCATTGCCTTGCTGCGACTGGATGTGGGCGCGCTCTACAACAAATATCACGGTGAAACCGAACGCAATCTGCGCGAAGCCTTGAAGCTGGCAGATGCCATGTCACCCTGCGTTTTATGGCTCGATGAAATTGAAAAAGGCATGAGTCAGGGCAGCAGCGATAATGGCACATCGCAACGTTTGTTAGGGACGTTGCTGACCTGGATGGCCGAACGCCGCACGCGCGTGTTTATCGTGACCACCAGTAACGACATCAGCCAATTGCCGCCGGAGCTAATTCGTAAGGGACGGCTGGATGAAATCTTTTTTGTCGATCTGCCGGATGCGGAAGTGCGCAAGGATATCTTTGCGATTCATTTGAATAAACGTAATTGCCTTGCGGATCAGTTCGACTTGCAACAGCTGTCGGTGGCGAGTGAAGGGTTTTCCGGCTCTGAAATTGAGCAGGCGATTGTGGCGGCTTTGTATAACGCGGCGTCGCAAGGCAAAGCGGTGGATACGCAATTGTTGTTGCAGGAAATTGCGTCCACCAGTCCCTTGTCGGTGGTCATGGCGGAGCAAATTAATCAGCTGCGTCATTGGGCGGCGGATCGTACGATTCCGGCGTGA
- a CDS encoding putative urea ABC transporter substrate-binding protein: MSRLTTLIIALLLSTSAAAAEPFKICWSIYVGWMPWGYGADQKIIDKWAKKYGIEIEVTQINDYIESINQYTAGQFDACSMTNMDALTIPAAGGVDSTALIVGDFSNGNDGVVLKGANKTLKDIKGQNVNLVELSVSHYLLARGLETVGLKESDIKVVNTSDADMVAVYGTKDVTAVTTWNPLLSEILSQPNSSMVFDSSKIPGEIMDLLIINTDTLKKNPALGKALVGAWYEIMGVMSAQDKAGVAARTAMAVASGTDLAGYESQLASTKMFYKPADALALVNSDELLGTMKKVAEFSFEHGLLGEGAPDATFIGVEGPEGVYGNKKNIKLRFDTTYMQMAADGKL; encoded by the coding sequence ATGTCGCGCCTGACCACTCTTATCATCGCGCTGCTTCTTTCTACTTCTGCCGCTGCGGCAGAGCCATTCAAGATCTGTTGGTCTATCTACGTCGGCTGGATGCCCTGGGGCTACGGCGCTGATCAAAAAATTATTGATAAATGGGCGAAGAAATACGGCATCGAGATCGAAGTTACCCAGATCAACGATTACATCGAATCCATCAATCAATACACCGCTGGCCAATTCGACGCCTGCAGCATGACCAACATGGATGCGCTGACGATTCCGGCAGCGGGCGGCGTCGACAGCACAGCATTAATCGTCGGTGATTTTTCTAACGGCAACGACGGTGTGGTGCTTAAAGGCGCAAACAAAACCCTGAAAGATATCAAAGGCCAAAACGTTAACCTGGTGGAGTTGAGCGTATCTCATTACCTGCTGGCGCGCGGTTTGGAAACCGTCGGTTTGAAAGAGTCGGATATCAAAGTTGTTAACACATCAGACGCGGATATGGTGGCGGTTTACGGCACCAAAGATGTCACCGCCGTGACCACCTGGAATCCGTTGCTCAGCGAAATCCTTTCTCAACCCAACAGCAGTATGGTGTTTGATTCCTCGAAAATTCCCGGCGAGATCATGGACCTGCTGATCATCAATACCGACACACTGAAAAAGAACCCTGCCTTGGGTAAAGCCCTGGTCGGCGCCTGGTATGAAATCATGGGTGTGATGAGCGCACAAGACAAAGCCGGTGTTGCGGCGCGCACAGCTATGGCGGTTGCGTCCGGCACTGACCTGGCTGGTTATGAATCGCAATTGGCCAGCACCAAGATGTTCTACAAACCCGCCGACGCACTCGCTTTGGTGAACAGCGATGAATTGTTGGGCACCATGAAAAAAGTGGCGGAGTTTTCCTTCGAACATGGCCTGCTCGGCGAAGGCGCACCGGATGCAACCTTTATCGGCGTTGAAGGCCCGGAAGGTGTGTACGGCAATAAGAAAAATATCAAATTGCGTTTCGACACCACCTATATGCAAATGGCCGCCGACGGCAAGTTGTAA
- a CDS encoding ABC transporter permease has product MKRLINLTPSKPARVLLGILPFALILLVYLIASDARLAENASDKLLPSFAQMGSAINNLAFEESKRTGEYLFWQDTLSSLQRLALGMGIAALIGFSLGILTGAIPTVYAPLAPLLTVISLIPPMAILPVLFIVFGLGELSKVALIVIGVAPFIARDIQRSTLEIPLEQLVKAQTLGASSWQILVRVLIPQMLPRLISSVRLSLCTAWLFLIAAEAIASTDGLGYRIFLVRRYMSMDVILPYVAWITFLAFLLDWLLDRISRHCFTWHHQEAGK; this is encoded by the coding sequence ATGAAACGGCTGATTAACCTGACGCCCTCAAAACCCGCCAGAGTCTTGCTGGGCATCCTGCCTTTTGCACTTATCCTGCTGGTTTACCTGATCGCTTCAGATGCGCGCCTCGCGGAAAACGCCAGCGATAAATTGCTGCCAAGTTTTGCGCAGATGGGCAGTGCCATCAACAATCTGGCATTTGAAGAAAGCAAACGTACCGGCGAATATTTATTCTGGCAGGACACCTTAAGCAGTTTGCAACGGCTTGCGCTGGGGATGGGCATCGCCGCTCTGATCGGCTTTTCGCTGGGCATTCTGACCGGTGCCATTCCAACGGTTTATGCACCTTTAGCGCCGTTACTTACAGTGATTTCGTTGATTCCACCCATGGCCATTTTGCCAGTGCTGTTTATTGTGTTCGGCTTGGGCGAACTCTCGAAAGTGGCATTGATTGTTATCGGTGTCGCGCCTTTTATTGCGCGCGATATCCAACGCAGCACACTGGAAATTCCTCTTGAACAACTGGTAAAAGCACAAACCCTGGGTGCGTCCAGCTGGCAAATTCTTGTGCGGGTTTTAATTCCGCAGATGCTGCCGCGCTTGATCAGCTCAGTGCGTTTATCCCTGTGTACCGCCTGGTTGTTTTTAATTGCCGCAGAAGCTATAGCTTCCACTGACGGCCTGGGTTACCGCATCTTTTTAGTCCGCCGTTATATGTCCATGGATGTCATTCTGCCCTACGTAGCCTGGATTACGTTTCTCGCATTTTTGCTCGATTGGCTGCTCGACCGCATCAGCAGGCATTGTTTTACCTGGCATCATCAGGAGGCCGGCAAATGA
- a CDS encoding urea amidolyase associated protein UAAP1, with protein sequence MSEIIYTTQLPGNAHWSLEMRRGSLMRLTDIDGGANVGMLFYNPRNLLERYNAPDTLKCQHTFKLQRGNCLYSDMGRIFASIIEDDSHWHDTVCGNSNAALVEKKWGKRDYQTQRNDWLQNGYDAFLVELAKYGLGPADMAANMNWFSKVVTDDAGNIQLDTNASKPGQQVTLRFEMDTLVVLHTCPHPLDNAEHYPFKAVSIELGKADPVYDDDYCKNFRPENQRGFMNNHLYYL encoded by the coding sequence ATGAGCGAGATTATTTACACCACCCAATTACCCGGCAATGCTCACTGGTCACTGGAAATGCGGCGCGGTTCACTGATGCGTCTGACCGACATCGACGGTGGCGCCAACGTCGGTATGCTGTTTTATAACCCACGCAATTTGCTGGAGCGCTACAACGCGCCGGATACCTTGAAGTGTCAACACACCTTTAAATTGCAACGCGGTAATTGCTTGTATTCCGATATGGGTCGAATTTTTGCGTCGATCATCGAAGACGATAGCCACTGGCACGATACCGTGTGCGGTAACAGCAACGCTGCCTTGGTTGAAAAGAAATGGGGTAAACGCGATTACCAAACCCAACGCAACGACTGGCTGCAAAATGGCTACGATGCGTTTCTGGTGGAACTGGCCAAATACGGTTTAGGCCCGGCCGATATGGCAGCCAATATGAATTGGTTCAGCAAAGTGGTGACTGATGATGCGGGCAATATTCAGCTCGATACCAACGCGTCCAAACCCGGCCAGCAGGTGACCTTGCGTTTTGAGATGGACACGCTGGTGGTACTGCACACGTGTCCGCATCCGTTAGATAACGCCGAACATTATCCCTTTAAAGCGGTGAGTATTGAATTAGGTAAAGCTGATCCGGTTTACGATGACGATTATTGCAAAAATTTTCGGCCGGAAAATCAGCGCGGCTTTATGAATAACCATTTGTACTACTTGTAA
- a CDS encoding ABC transporter ATP-binding protein: MKQAPMIQAKNLWKQYGDNVVLERMNVSVNAGEFITMVGTSGCGKSTFLKMLLGMESPSSGELLLDGQPIPSEPDQSRGIVFQQYSVFPHLTVLQNVILAREFERAPLLGKLFGGAKRRVEDEAKALIDTVGLTPALQRYPHELSGGMKQRLAIAQALIRRPRILLLDEPFGALDPGIRADMHQLVLKLWQEHQLTVFMVTHDLSEGFYLGTRLWVFDKLRRDNQAPTAYGANITYDLPITRQKVVVPKDLQALTEQE; encoded by the coding sequence ATGAAACAGGCTCCCATGATTCAGGCTAAAAATTTGTGGAAACAATACGGCGATAACGTCGTGCTGGAGCGCATGAACGTCAGCGTCAACGCCGGTGAATTTATTACCATGGTCGGCACCTCCGGGTGTGGCAAAAGCACCTTTTTAAAGATGTTACTGGGGATGGAGTCGCCCTCTTCCGGCGAACTCTTGCTGGATGGCCAACCGATTCCCAGCGAACCGGATCAATCGCGCGGCATTGTGTTTCAACAGTATTCGGTTTTTCCGCATCTGACCGTCTTGCAAAACGTGATCCTTGCGCGGGAATTTGAGCGTGCACCGTTATTGGGGAAATTATTCGGCGGCGCAAAGCGGCGTGTGGAAGATGAAGCGAAAGCGTTGATCGACACGGTTGGTTTAACACCGGCATTGCAACGTTATCCCCATGAATTATCCGGCGGCATGAAACAGCGGCTTGCCATTGCCCAGGCACTGATTCGCCGGCCGCGCATCTTGTTGTTGGACGAACCTTTCGGCGCGCTTGATCCGGGCATTCGTGCGGACATGCATCAGCTGGTATTAAAACTCTGGCAGGAACACCAGCTGACCGTGTTTATGGTGACCCACGATTTAAGCGAAGGCTTTTATCTCGGCACACGCCTGTGGGTGTTCGACAAATTGCGTCGCGACAACCAGGCGCCGACCGCCTACGGCGCCAACATCACCTACGACTTACCTATCACCCGGCAAAAAGTTGTCGTACCCAAAGATTTGCAAGCCTTAACAGAACAGGAATAA
- a CDS encoding urea amidolyase associated protein UAAP2 has protein sequence MLIESQRNPEQAAARHWVGAGDYFLGEIKQGQTLRLVDLEGNQAADVLFYNAQNPSERYSATDTIRTQGNVYLSGGSKLISNNNREMLEIVADTCGRHDTLGGACATESNTVRYSLEKRCMHACRDSWMLAIAEHPEFRISKRDITHNINFFMNVPVTSDGGLTFADGISAPGKYVELTAKMDIVILISNCPQLNNPCNGYNPTPIEVLVWN, from the coding sequence ATGCTGATTGAAAGTCAACGTAATCCGGAACAGGCCGCTGCGCGCCATTGGGTCGGCGCGGGGGATTATTTTCTGGGAGAAATTAAACAAGGCCAAACGCTACGCCTGGTTGATCTTGAAGGTAATCAGGCAGCAGATGTACTTTTTTATAACGCGCAGAATCCCAGCGAGCGCTACAGCGCGACGGATACGATTCGCACTCAGGGAAATGTATACCTCAGCGGCGGGAGCAAATTAATCTCCAATAACAACCGCGAGATGCTGGAAATTGTGGCCGATACCTGTGGCCGTCACGATACCCTGGGCGGCGCCTGTGCAACAGAAAGTAATACGGTGCGCTACAGCCTGGAAAAACGCTGCATGCACGCCTGCCGCGACAGCTGGATGCTCGCCATTGCCGAACATCCGGAATTTCGCATCAGCAAACGCGACATTACCCACAACATCAATTTTTTTATGAATGTGCCGGTCACCAGCGACGGCGGCTTGACCTTTGCCGACGGTATTTCGGCACCGGGAAAATATGTTGAGCTGACCGCGAAGATGGATATCGTCATATTGATTTCCAATTGCCCGCAACTTAACAATCCCTGCAATGGTTACAACCCAACGCCCATTGAAGTGTTGGTGTGGAATTAA
- the uca gene encoding urea carboxylase, whose amino-acid sequence MFTKVLIANRGAIAVRIIRTLKKLNIQSVAIYAESDRDSLHVRLADEAFCLGEGAAAHTYLDRKKILAVAQQSGAQAIHPGYGFLSENASFVAECEAAGLVFIGPTAEQMVTFGLKHKARELAQAASVPLCPGTDLLKDINDAKQAAAVIGYPVMLKSTAGGGGIGMQLCQSEMELVSAFDSVKRLGANNFADDGVFLEKFIAAARHIEVQIFGDGKGKAVAIGERDCSSQRRNQKVVEECPAPNLPETQRAAMQRTAEQLLASVNYRNAGTVEFIYDAQEEKFYFLEVNTRLQVEHGVTEEVWGVDLVEWMLRQAAGELGDIVVLRNQLTAKGHAIQVRVYAEDPAQHFQPCAGLLSRVVWPVAQTGVRIDHWIESGIDVPAYFDPMLAKVIVHDKSREAALKKLADTLEASSLYGIETNLGYLRALLKDETLRSGKMTTRYLNQFVYQPARIDVIQGGTQTTIQDYPGRCGYWHVGVPTSGPFDNYSFRLGNRLLSNSDTAAGLEITLQGPTLKFSCPTTIVLTGAAIEAKLDGQPLAVYDVVNVAAGQQLQLGRITEQGARAYLCVAGGIQCPDYLAAKATFTLGQFGGHNGRALRAGDVLALDKNRCQRSESITPCPDALKPVITNQWQVRVIYGPHGAPDFFTDEDIQQFFNHNWEVHYNSSRTGVRLIGPKPQWARTSGGEAGMHPSNIHDNAYAFGTVDFTGDMPVILGPDGPSLGGFVCPATVITADLWKLGQLRAGDKIRFIPVNVDTAVAIEAAQKKSLQHLVDPSPAALVTVTELPSPIVARLSAETCGEDIVYRVAGDHFLLVEYGPLELDIKLRFRAHALMQWLQKNSLPGLRELTPGIRSLQVHYDSQTLSLAQLLDHLQRGEHALAQQLAELSVPSRIVYLPLSWDDEACQQAIQKYMQSVRANAPWCPSNLEFIRRINGLNSIQDVKDILFSASYLVMGLGDVYLGAPVATPTDPRHRLVTTKYNPARTWTAENSVGIGGSYLCVYGMEGPGGYQFVGRTLQMWNRYRQTREFAEPWLLRFFDQIRFYEVSNAELQDIRRDFPQGRYPLRIEESQFSLKEYETFLEQNSQDIAEFTQQREQAFDEELARWHANGQFNYEQAEVVEETAASDIPDGAVCVDSSVSGSVWQTQIQLGQVVNAGDVLLILESMKMEINITAPCAGKVVQVLKTEGSRVQAGQTLVVMEGVE is encoded by the coding sequence ATGTTTACCAAGGTATTAATCGCCAATCGTGGCGCTATCGCTGTTCGTATTATCCGCACGTTAAAAAAACTCAATATTCAATCCGTGGCTATCTATGCAGAATCCGATCGCGATTCCCTGCATGTTCGCCTTGCCGATGAAGCCTTTTGCCTCGGCGAAGGTGCAGCGGCACACACTTACCTGGACCGCAAAAAAATTCTGGCTGTCGCACAACAAAGCGGTGCGCAAGCTATTCATCCCGGTTACGGTTTCTTAAGCGAAAACGCCAGCTTCGTTGCGGAATGCGAAGCGGCCGGTCTGGTATTTATCGGCCCCACAGCGGAGCAGATGGTAACCTTCGGTTTAAAACATAAAGCGCGGGAACTGGCTCAAGCCGCGAGTGTGCCTTTGTGTCCCGGCACCGATTTATTAAAAGATATCAACGACGCGAAGCAGGCTGCAGCGGTTATCGGCTATCCTGTGATGCTGAAGAGCACTGCAGGCGGTGGTGGCATTGGCATGCAGCTGTGTCAAAGCGAGATGGAATTGGTCAGTGCGTTTGATAGTGTGAAGCGACTGGGGGCAAACAACTTCGCCGATGACGGCGTGTTCCTGGAAAAATTTATTGCCGCCGCGCGTCATATCGAAGTGCAGATCTTCGGCGATGGTAAAGGCAAGGCCGTCGCCATCGGCGAACGCGATTGTTCCAGCCAGCGTCGCAACCAAAAAGTGGTTGAAGAGTGCCCGGCACCGAACCTGCCTGAAACGCAGCGGGCCGCCATGCAACGCACTGCTGAACAACTACTGGCGTCGGTGAATTATCGCAATGCGGGCACCGTAGAATTTATTTACGACGCGCAGGAAGAAAAATTTTATTTCCTTGAAGTCAACACGCGCTTGCAGGTCGAACACGGCGTGACCGAAGAAGTCTGGGGCGTGGATCTGGTGGAATGGATGCTGCGGCAAGCGGCGGGTGAACTGGGTGATATTGTTGTATTGCGCAATCAGTTGACCGCTAAAGGCCACGCTATTCAAGTGCGCGTCTACGCTGAAGATCCCGCACAACATTTTCAACCTTGCGCGGGTTTACTCAGCCGAGTGGTTTGGCCTGTAGCTCAAACCGGTGTGCGAATCGACCACTGGATTGAAAGCGGTATTGACGTACCTGCGTATTTTGATCCCATGCTGGCCAAGGTAATTGTGCATGATAAATCGCGCGAGGCCGCGTTAAAAAAACTCGCTGACACACTGGAAGCGTCCAGCTTGTACGGAATAGAAACCAACCTCGGTTATCTGCGCGCACTCTTGAAAGATGAAACCTTGCGCAGCGGGAAGATGACCACACGTTACCTCAATCAATTTGTGTATCAGCCGGCCCGCATCGACGTGATTCAGGGCGGCACCCAAACCACGATCCAGGATTATCCGGGCCGCTGCGGTTATTGGCATGTGGGCGTGCCCACGTCTGGACCCTTCGATAATTATTCATTTCGTCTCGGCAACCGCTTGTTAAGCAACAGCGACACCGCCGCCGGCCTGGAAATTACCTTGCAAGGGCCAACGCTGAAATTCAGTTGTCCGACAACCATCGTGTTAACCGGTGCAGCCATTGAAGCAAAACTGGATGGCCAACCGCTTGCGGTTTATGACGTGGTGAATGTTGCTGCGGGTCAGCAATTGCAGCTCGGAAGAATTACGGAACAAGGTGCACGCGCATATCTATGTGTGGCGGGCGGGATTCAATGTCCGGATTATCTCGCAGCCAAGGCCACCTTTACGCTGGGCCAATTCGGTGGCCACAATGGGCGCGCGTTACGCGCGGGTGATGTCCTGGCGCTGGATAAAAACCGTTGCCAACGCAGTGAATCTATCACGCCATGCCCCGATGCGTTAAAACCGGTGATCACCAATCAATGGCAAGTGCGCGTTATCTATGGCCCACACGGTGCGCCGGATTTTTTTACCGACGAGGATATTCAACAATTCTTTAATCACAATTGGGAAGTGCATTACAACTCCAGCCGCACCGGTGTGCGCCTGATTGGTCCCAAGCCGCAATGGGCACGCACGTCCGGTGGCGAAGCCGGTATGCATCCGTCGAATATTCACGACAACGCTTACGCTTTCGGTACGGTGGATTTTACCGGCGATATGCCGGTGATCCTCGGCCCCGACGGGCCGTCACTCGGCGGATTTGTTTGCCCGGCCACGGTGATTACCGCTGACCTTTGGAAACTCGGTCAATTGCGCGCGGGCGATAAGATTCGTTTTATTCCTGTTAACGTCGATACCGCTGTTGCCATTGAAGCCGCACAGAAAAAAAGTTTGCAACATCTTGTTGATCCATCACCCGCAGCTTTAGTCACCGTGACGGAACTGCCCTCGCCTATTGTGGCGCGGCTGAGTGCAGAAACCTGCGGAGAAGATATCGTTTACCGCGTAGCCGGCGATCATTTTTTGTTAGTTGAATATGGCCCACTGGAACTGGATATTAAACTGCGTTTTCGCGCCCATGCCCTTATGCAATGGCTGCAAAAAAACTCACTGCCCGGCTTGCGCGAACTCACACCCGGCATCCGTTCCTTGCAGGTTCATTACGACAGCCAAACCCTGTCACTGGCGCAACTACTCGACCACTTGCAGCGCGGTGAGCACGCGCTTGCGCAACAGCTCGCCGAATTAAGCGTGCCCTCGCGCATCGTGTATTTACCGTTGAGCTGGGATGACGAAGCCTGCCAGCAGGCTATTCAAAAATACATGCAGTCCGTGCGCGCTAACGCGCCTTGGTGTCCGAGTAACCTGGAATTTATCCGACGCATCAATGGGCTGAATTCCATTCAGGACGTGAAAGACATTTTGTTCAGCGCGTCTTATCTGGTGATGGGCCTCGGCGATGTTTATCTCGGCGCGCCCGTGGCGACGCCGACTGACCCACGCCATCGGCTGGTAACCACCAAATACAATCCAGCCCGTACCTGGACAGCGGAAAATTCTGTCGGTATTGGCGGTTCGTATTTATGCGTTTACGGCATGGAAGGCCCCGGCGGTTATCAATTTGTCGGGCGCACTTTGCAGATGTGGAACCGCTATCGCCAAACCAGAGAATTTGCCGAGCCCTGGCTGCTGCGCTTCTTTGACCAGATTCGGTTTTACGAAGTATCCAATGCAGAATTACAAGATATTCGCCGTGATTTTCCGCAGGGCCGTTACCCTTTGCGCATTGAAGAAAGCCAATTCAGTTTAAAAGAGTATGAAACCTTTCTCGAACAAAACTCGCAAGACATCGCTGAATTTACGCAGCAACGCGAACAGGCTTTCGATGAAGAGTTGGCACGCTGGCATGCGAACGGGCAGTTTAATTATGAGCAAGCGGAGGTTGTTGAAGAAACCGCCGCGAGCGATATTCCCGACGGCGCTGTTTGTGTGGATAGTTCGGTCTCCGGCAGTGTGTGGCAAACGCAAATCCAACTCGGCCAGGTGGTTAATGCAGGCGATGTGTTATTGATCCTTGAGTCGATGAAGATGGAGATCAACATCACCGCGCCCTGTGCGGGTAAGGTTGTGCAAGTGTTGAAAACGGAAGGTTCGCGTGTGCAGGCGGGGCAGACGTTAGTGGTGATGGAGGGTGTGGAGTAA